The Candidatus Nitrosoglobus terrae genome segment GATGCTTGTCTTCCAGGTAAGGTAACCAATGTCACCGACTATGGTTGTTTTGTAGAGATAGAGGAAGGTGTAGAAGGTTTAGTTCATATGTCAGAAATGGATTGGACTAATAAAAATATTCATCCTTCGAAAATAGTGCAGGTAGGCGATGAAGTTGAGGTAATGATACTTGATATTGATGAGGAGCGTCGCCGCATTTCTTTGGGGATGAAGCAATGCCGTCCTAATCCATGGGAAGAATTTTCCCGTAAATATAATAAAGGCGATCATGTAACAGGTGAGATTAAATCTATTACTGACTTTGGTATTTTTGTTGGTTTAGAAGGCAGTATTGACGGTTTAGTTCATTTATCAGATATTTCGTGGTCGGCTACAAATGAAGAGGAAATACGTAATTATAAAAAAGGTGACCAAGTTGAAGCTGTTGTTCTTGCAATTGATCCTGAGAGAGAGCGTATTTCTTTAGGAATAAAACAGCTCGAAGAAGATCCTTTCTCTAGTTATATTGTTACCTATTCTAAAGGCGCTGTAGTCAAGGGAGTTATTAAATCAGTTGATGCTAAAGGTGCGATTGTTGAATTAGCTAAAGGGGTAGAAGGACACCTACGAGCTGCTGATATTTCTCGTGAGCGAGTTGACGATGCTCGCAATTTCCTAAGTATTGGGGATCAAATAGAGGCAAAATTTACAGGTATTGATCGTAAAAATCGGATTATTACTGTTTCTATCCGAGCTAAGGATGAAGAAGAAGAGGCAGAAGTTATTAAAGAATACTCAGGTATGGGAGCTGCAGCTTCAACTACATTAGGGGATATTCTTAAAGAGCAGATGGGAAAACAAGAAGAATAAAACTAAGGCATAATTTTCTTCTGCTATGTTATATGGGCGCCTAGTTCTAGTATGGTTTTATAGGAGATATGTATCTATGATCAAGTCGGATCTGATTGAAAGACTTGCTCAGCACCAAACATTATTAACCTATCGAGATATAGAGCTAGCAGTTAAGATGATGCTAGATTTGATGGGTCAGTCTTTAGCGCGAGGCGAACGTATCGAGATACGTGGGTTTGGAAGTTTTTCATTACACTATCGGCCATCGCGGACTGGGCGCAATCCTAAAACTGGTGAGACAGTAGGCTTATCTTCTAAATATGTTCCACATTTTAAGCCAGGAAAGAATCTACGAGAGCGAGTTGATTGGGATAAGGATAGTTACAATGATTCCATTTAGCTTAATGGGAGTAGTTCCCCGCTAAAAAATTACTGTAATAGGCTATGAAATTCAGCTTAGATGAAAGAGCAGATGTTTATACGGTAAAATCCTATGGTTCTGGGTATATAGAATTTAATATTCCTATTTATTCTGAGGAGGTCATTGAGCCAGCAGGAGCAAGGATAAAACAGGAATTTAATCAGAAAAAGATATATCAGAGTGTGATAGTTACACCAAGCCGGCTGCATAAATGGCCTCCTAATTCCTTGCTAGAATTAAAAGAGATCCACATCAAATTCCTTCTAAAACTAGCGCCAGAAGTAGTGCTTATAGGCACTGGAAATTATCTGCAATTTCCAGCCTCTTACTTGATAGAGTCTTTATGGAGAAACCAGATAGGAGTAGAATTTATGGATACTGCTGCCGCATGCCGGACTTATAATATCCTTGTTGGTGAAGGGCGCAGGATAGCCGCGGCCTTGATTGTAACCACGCCGTCTGATTCCTAAAATTATCTAACCTATCTATTTGAATAAGATCTCTACTGAAATTCCTTCTTTTGCTAGGATTTGACGCAGTCGTTTTAAAGACTCAAGTTGAATTTGGCGAACTCGCTCTCTAGTTACGCCAATAGCGTGGCCAATCTGCTCTAAAGTTTGAGATTCATACCCTTGGAGACCAAAGCGGCGAACAATGACTTCTCTTTGTTTGTTGTTAAGTTGGCTCAACCACAGATCAAGTCGAGATTGTACGTCCTGATTTTGCAGAAAAACAGTAGGATCCAGAGCATCCTCGTCAGGAAAGGTATCTAGTAGTGCTTTTTCTTGATCATTTCGATGGCCGGTATCCATGGAAGCAATATTATCTTTAAGGCTCCATATACGCCTGATTTTCCTAATGGGTTTATCGACTTGCTGAGCGAGCTCCTCAAAGCTTGGATCATGTTCTAGTTCCTGTGCTAGCTTATTTGCTGTTCGTTGGTAATTTTTAAGCTCCTTAACTATATGAACAGGTAGCCGTACAGTACGCGCCTGATTAATAAGTGCTCGCTCAATAGTTTGTCGAATCCACCAAGTGGAATAAGTAGAAAACCGAAATCCTAGCTCTGGGTCAAATTTTTCCACAGCATGAATTAAGCCTAAATTTCCTTCTTCGATTAAATCAAGTAGTGCCAGCCCCTGATTGATATAACGTTTTGCAATTTTAACAACAAGCCTAAGATTACTTTCAATCATTTTCCTACGCCCAATGGGGTTCCCTTCTTGAGCAAGGCGTGCATAATAGATTTCTTCTTCTGCCGTTAGTAAAGGTGCGGTACCAATTTCGCTTAAATAAAGATAGGTAGCATCAAGTTTGTGATCGTCTGCAGCTTGGTTTTTCTGCATTTCTTCAGCATTGACAGCTAATTGCTCAGGTACTACCTCCGTCTCTGATAGCTCTGTCTCAGATTTTGTTATCAACAAGAGACTTCCTCCTTAATAAATGCTGTATGAATGTATTTGATACTCCTTGTACTACTAGATTTATTGTAAATAAGGAATTCAATTGCATTCTTACCATGATTGCAGTGAGATAATTTAATTCATGTCTTTTTCTTTAGCCATAGTAGCAGTGGCATTTACTATATTACTATAGAGAAAAGCATTTAACTGGTATCTATTTTATTTCTTTAGATATTGAAGTTTATCTTCAACATCTTTATTTTTGACTCGATCCCATTGTTCTGCGTCCTCCGGTGGCGTTTTACATTCGGTAATAACTGGCCAGATCTTTGTTAAGCTAGCATTTAATTCTAGATATTTTCTGTGTTCTTTAGGCAAGTCATCTTCAGAAAAAATAGCCTCAGCTGGGCACTCTGATTCGCATAAAGTGCAATCAATACATTCATCAGGATCGATTACTAGAAAATTAGGGCCCTCATGAAAGCAGTCGACTGGGCATACTTCAACACAATCAGTATATTTACATTTGATACAGTTTTCAGTGACTACAAATGTCATAGGGATTCTCTCTTTAATTAGAATTAGGTGTTTATAGGTGTTGATTGATTTTAAAGATAATCTGGCGATAGCTAAATTTAATTATATTTTCTATTTTAACTTTAATTCCTGATTCTGACGAGGATTGAAAGACTACATAATTTATTAGCGTATTCAGGTATGATGTAACTATTAGACTAAGCAGTTTAGGTAGGTATCGTATGCGAAATTTTTTTAATTTTTTAATTTTTATAGTTGTTTTTATATTAGGAGTTACTTTTGCTGGGCGTCACGCTGAGTCAGTTGTAATTGATTATCATTTTGGGAAGCTACCTATTCCATTATCGTTACTCTTAGCTTTAATCCTATTGATGGGGACAATATTAGGGATACTCGCAAGTCTTAGTACAATTATGAAGCTTAAGCGCGAGAATAGGAGGCTACGTAAGTCAGTTAAATGGATTGAGAGAGAAAATACCGATTTACGGGCACTGCCTGCTAAACATGAATAGAAAATATGATTGAGTGGTTGTTGCTATTATTACCTATAGCAGCAGCTTCAGGGTGGATGGCGGGTAAACGTAGCACTGAATCAATAAAAATAGAAAATAGATCTCGGTTAAACGCTGCTTATTTTTCTAATTTACGTTATCTACTGAATGAGCAGCCTGAGAAAGCTATTGACTCCTTGTTGAATACCTTAGAAGTAGACAACGAAGCGATAGAGCCTTACTTAAGTCTAGGGAATTTGTTTCGTCATCGAGGAGAGATAGATCGGGCAATTCGGATTCATCAAGATCTTATCGATAAATCGTATTTAAGCCAATCGCAGAAGAGGCGAGTTTCTTTAGAGCTAGGTCTAGATTATATGCAGGCTGGAATGTTAGATCGGGCTGAAAGCTTGTTTCTTGATATCATTAAGCAAGAGAGTCATACAGATATTGCCATATATCAGCTACTTGATATATATCAACAGAAAAAAGATTGGTATCAGGCAATTACTATCGCTCAAAAATTGGGCGAGGGAAGCAGCGAGATTATAGGGACTATCCTCGCTCATTTTTACTGCGAACTTGCTGAGCAACAGTATACTCAGAAGCGAAAAACTGAAGCGGAAAAACTTATTAAGCAAGCCTTGATCTCTGATTGGCGTTGTGTTCGTGCTACCTTGATGCAAGCGCGTTTAGCAATAGATGATAGTAATTATAGGGCAGCTGTTCATCTACTGCATCAAGTTGAGCAGCAGGATCCAAATTATCTATCAGAGATATTAAAGCCTCTCTTGGAGTGTTACCAACACCTTGGTGATGCGGATAGATTTTCTTATTGGTTGGCTGAGGTATTAGGCCGCTATCCAGGATATACCCCCCTAGTTTTAGCTAGGGTAAAATATTTACAACAACAGGGAGAGCTGAGAGAGGCGCGACAATTCTTGGCTGATCAGCTTAGAAAGCAGTATTCTATTGAAGGGCTTCAGTATTTGTTAAACTTAGGTATGCCAAAGAGTATTGATTCTATTTCAGAGCTATGGAAATTAATGGAGGAGATAGTTAATGATTTACTAAAAGCTAAATCAAAATATATATGTGGTTTTTGTGGGTTCAGTGGCAAATATTGTCATTGGCAGTGTCCCAGTTGTAAACGGTGGGGAGTTATTAAACCCTTTACTATGAGTATTCGATTTTAGCTATGATTTATCAATAAAATTCAGAGTTAACTACTTACGTGTTGGAATTATTGTCTTACGTGCATTCACCGACTTGGTTTCTGGCAAGCTGCTCACTGTGTTTTTCCTGTTTCATCGGAACCTCTATGGTTGCTTGGACTTGCTAAGTTATCGTTAAATGGCTGTGCGCCTCTACACGCTTCATTTTCCGCGTAACCAAAATGGAAGCGCATACCCCTTCTGATCACACCCTCAAGGCCACC includes the following:
- a CDS encoding Mth938-like domain-containing protein, translating into MKFSLDERADVYTVKSYGSGYIEFNIPIYSEEVIEPAGARIKQEFNQKKIYQSVIVTPSRLHKWPPNSLLELKEIHIKFLLKLAPEVVLIGTGNYLQFPASYLIESLWRNQIGVEFMDTAAACRTYNILVGEGRRIAAALIVTTPSDS
- the rpoS gene encoding RNA polymerase sigma factor RpoS, with the protein product MLITKSETELSETEVVPEQLAVNAEEMQKNQAADDHKLDATYLYLSEIGTAPLLTAEEEIYYARLAQEGNPIGRRKMIESNLRLVVKIAKRYINQGLALLDLIEEGNLGLIHAVEKFDPELGFRFSTYSTWWIRQTIERALINQARTVRLPVHIVKELKNYQRTANKLAQELEHDPSFEELAQQVDKPIRKIRRIWSLKDNIASMDTGHRNDQEKALLDTFPDEDALDPTVFLQNQDVQSRLDLWLSQLNNKQREVIVRRFGLQGYESQTLEQIGHAIGVTRERVRQIQLESLKRLRQILAKEGISVEILFK
- a CDS encoding integration host factor subunit beta; the protein is MIKSDLIERLAQHQTLLTYRDIELAVKMMLDLMGQSLARGERIEIRGFGSFSLHYRPSRTGRNPKTGETVGLSSKYVPHFKPGKNLRERVDWDKDSYNDSI
- a CDS encoding LapA family protein codes for the protein MRNFFNFLIFIVVFILGVTFAGRHAESVVIDYHFGKLPIPLSLLLALILLMGTILGILASLSTIMKLKRENRRLRKSVKWIERENTDLRALPAKHE
- the lapB gene encoding lipopolysaccharide assembly protein LapB, with protein sequence MIEWLLLLLPIAAASGWMAGKRSTESIKIENRSRLNAAYFSNLRYLLNEQPEKAIDSLLNTLEVDNEAIEPYLSLGNLFRHRGEIDRAIRIHQDLIDKSYLSQSQKRRVSLELGLDYMQAGMLDRAESLFLDIIKQESHTDIAIYQLLDIYQQKKDWYQAITIAQKLGEGSSEIIGTILAHFYCELAEQQYTQKRKTEAEKLIKQALISDWRCVRATLMQARLAIDDSNYRAAVHLLHQVEQQDPNYLSEILKPLLECYQHLGDADRFSYWLAEVLGRYPGYTPLVLARVKYLQQQGELREARQFLADQLRKQYSIEGLQYLLNLGMPKSIDSISELWKLMEEIVNDLLKAKSKYICGFCGFSGKYCHWQCPSCKRWGVIKPFTMSIRF
- the fdxA gene encoding ferredoxin FdxA translates to MTFVVTENCIKCKYTDCVEVCPVDCFHEGPNFLVIDPDECIDCTLCESECPAEAIFSEDDLPKEHRKYLELNASLTKIWPVITECKTPPEDAEQWDRVKNKDVEDKLQYLKK
- the rpsA gene encoding 30S ribosomal protein S1, with amino-acid sequence MGESFAELFEKSQVGAPMAPGSIVTGTVIEINADVVVVNAGFKSEGIIPIEQFRDDKGNLSISKGDLIEVALESIEDGFGETRLSHEKAKVARVWSELESAFESGKTVTGVLTGKVKGGFTVDLNSVRAFLPGSLVDVRPVRDSVYFESKELEFKLIKLDRKRSNIVVSRRAVMETEHNVEREELLASLEEGKTAKGVIKNLTDYGAFVDLGGLDGLLHITDMSWKRIKHPSEVVNIGDEVIVQVLKFDKERQRVSLGLKQIGADPWKDLTQRYASDACLPGKVTNVTDYGCFVEIEEGVEGLVHMSEMDWTNKNIHPSKIVQVGDEVEVMILDIDEERRRISLGMKQCRPNPWEEFSRKYNKGDHVTGEIKSITDFGIFVGLEGSIDGLVHLSDISWSATNEEEIRNYKKGDQVEAVVLAIDPERERISLGIKQLEEDPFSSYIVTYSKGAVVKGVIKSVDAKGAIVELAKGVEGHLRAADISRERVDDARNFLSIGDQIEAKFTGIDRKNRIITVSIRAKDEEEEAEVIKEYSGMGAAASTTLGDILKEQMGKQEE